The Acutalibacter muris genomic sequence TCACGGACGAAGAGATCGGCGAGGTCCTGAGGCGCGCCGAGGAGATCCAGAAGTGGACCAGCGACATCCAGGCCTACGCCCTGGAGGAAGCTCTGGCAGGCAAACAGTTCGACGGCTGGAAGCTCGTCGAGGGCCGGAGCAACCGGAAGTATGCCGACGACGTCAAGGTGGCCGAGACCCTGGTGGCTGCCGGTTATGACGAGGCCATGCTCTACGAGCGCAAGCTCTACGGCATCACCGCGATGGAGAAGCTCGTCGGCAAGAAAAAGCTCACGACGACCCTGGGCGACCTGATCATCAAACCGGCAGGCAAGCCTGTCCTGGTCCCGGAGAGCGACAAGCGCGAAGCAATCAACACGACCGAAGCAGCAAAGGCTGACTTTGACAACACCGAGGACGCCGAGAACGTCCCGCAATTTTAAGGAGGATAACATCATGAGCACTAAAGTCATTACCGGTAAGGTCCGTTTTTCCTACGTCAACATCTTCAAGAGCCGCGCCTTCCAGAGCGGCCAGGACGCGAAGTACAGCGTCTGCCTTCTGATCCCCAAGGAAGACAAGGCCACCGTCAAGAAGATCCGCGCCGCGATCGAGGAGGCCATCCAGGAGGGCATCGCTTCCAAGTGGGGCGGCAAGAAGCCCGGCAACCTGAAGCTCCCGCTGCGTGACGGCGACGACGAGCGGGCCGACGAGGCTCCGGAGTATGAGGGCATGTTCTTCCTGAACGCCAACAGCACCCAGAAGCCCGGCATCGTGGACAAGGATCTGAACGAGATCCTCGACCCGGACGAAGTCTACAGCGGCAGCTGGGGCCGGGCCTCGATCAACTTCTACCCGTTCAACACCAACGGCAACAAGGGCGTCGGCGTCGGGCTGAACAACATCCAGAAGCTCAAGGACGACGAGCGGCTGGGCGCTGCCCGTGCTTCCGCCGAGACCGACTTCGGCGACGGCTACGAGGACGACGAGGACGATTTCTAAGAGAGGAGAAAACAGATGCACAGAGTCATGGGTGTGGACATTGAAACCTACAGCTCCGTGGATCTGGCCGGGTCGGGCGTCTACGCCTACACGGAGGCGCCCGACTTCGACATCCTGCTGATCGGCTATAAATTCGACGACGAGGCGGAGGTCCATGTGATCGACACGCTCGCGGTCGACCGGGACTTCGACCCGGAGCTCTACGAGTTCCGCGAAGCTCTCACCGACCCGGGCATCATCAAGACCGCCTTCAATGCGGACTTCGAGCGGACGTGCCTGGCCAAGTGGACCGGCGCGGCAATGCCTCCGGAAGAATGGCGCTGCACGATGATCAAGGCCCTCACCCTGGGCCTGCCGGGCAACCTGGCAGACGTCGGCATCGCTATGGGACTACCGGAGGAAAAGCTGAAGGACCCCCAGGGCAAGGCCCTGATCCAGTTCTTCTCAAAGCCCTGCAAGCCAACACGGACGAACGGGCAGAGGACGCGCAATCTTCCGGCGCACGACCCCGCGAAGTGGAAGCTCTTCATCGAATACAACCGGCAGGACGTCGTCACCGAGCAGGAAATCCTCAGGCAGCTGGACATATACAAGACGCCGGAGTCAGAGCAGCAGCTCTGGGCTCTGGATCAACACATGAACGACAACGGCGTGAAGCTGGACATCCCGATGGTCGAGAAGATCGTCGAGTATGACACCCAGCGGCGCCAAGAGCTTCAGGAAGAAGCCAAGGTGCTCACGGGGCTGGCCAATCCGAACAGCCTGGCCCAGCTTAAAAAATGGCTGTCCAAGCAGGGCGTCACGATGACCAGCGTCACAAAGGACACCATCGCGGCCACGCTCCAGACAGACATCCCGGACAATGTCCGGAGGATGCTGGAGATCCGGACCGCCCTCGGCAAGACCTCCGTGGCCAAGTACAGCACAATGCTGACGGCGGTCTGCCAAGATCACCGCCTCCGGGGGATCCTCCAGTTCTACGGGGCCAACCGGTCAGGGCGATGGGCCGGGCGCCTGGTGCAGACGCACAACCTCGCCAAAAACAGCCTGCCAGACTTGGATCTGGCCCGTGA encodes the following:
- a CDS encoding DNA polymerase — translated: MHRVMGVDIETYSSVDLAGSGVYAYTEAPDFDILLIGYKFDDEAEVHVIDTLAVDRDFDPELYEFREALTDPGIIKTAFNADFERTCLAKWTGAAMPPEEWRCTMIKALTLGLPGNLADVGIAMGLPEEKLKDPQGKALIQFFSKPCKPTRTNGQRTRNLPAHDPAKWKLFIEYNRQDVVTEQEILRQLDIYKTPESEQQLWALDQHMNDNGVKLDIPMVEKIVEYDTQRRQELQEEAKVLTGLANPNSLAQLKKWLSKQGVTMTSVTKDTIAATLQTDIPDNVRRMLEIRTALGKTSVAKYSTMLTAVCQDHRLRGILQFYGANRSGRWAGRLVQTHNLAKNSLPDLDLARELAAAGDFDTLATLFGETAFVFSELIRTAFIPSDGCRFVVSDFAAIEARVLAWIAGEEWTLEAFRQGKDIYCETASMMYRVPVEKHGQNSHLRQKGKVAVLACGYQGGVGAMKRMDKGGSIPEDELQSVVDQWREANPKVVKLWRTCELAAKTAIQEHRTVRLAHGIAFSYINRNLFIQLPSGRKLCYWDTRLKQDDYTGRLSITYMGVNQETKQWGETETYGGKLVENIVQATARDCLAVAMTRVSALGYKIVMHVHDEMIVDVPNTDTEAPGRINAIMAQPIDWAEGLPLKGDTYETPFYKKD
- a CDS encoding DUF2815 family protein gives rise to the protein MSTKVITGKVRFSYVNIFKSRAFQSGQDAKYSVCLLIPKEDKATVKKIRAAIEEAIQEGIASKWGGKKPGNLKLPLRDGDDERADEAPEYEGMFFLNANSTQKPGIVDKDLNEILDPDEVYSGSWGRASINFYPFNTNGNKGVGVGLNNIQKLKDDERLGAARASAETDFGDGYEDDEDDF